A single window of Deltaproteobacteria bacterium DNA harbors:
- a CDS encoding agmatine deiminase family protein yields the protein MPAEWERHEGTWLTWPKDPVTWPDRVPQVEKVYLEMIHHLTTHEKVFLLVDDKATAQKIPKLKNLVVHIIPTIDSWIRDYGPNFLVHEKNGGKELAFNHWEYNAWGGKYEELIADTKIPQKIAPLLNCPVFEPGIVLEGGSIEVNGVGTCLTTKQCLLNKNRNPHLSKKEIEECLKNYLKVRQIIWLEEGIKGDDTDGHIDDIARFVNASNVVCAVEEDPADENYKLLQENFKILQKSRDQSGERLTVIPLPMPTPIGEEDGKPLPASYANFYIANDLVLVPVFQSKKDSNALTIFEKFFPNRNVVGIPCQDLVWGLGTIHCVTQQQPACK from the coding sequence ATGCCCGCGGAATGGGAAAGGCATGAAGGGACTTGGCTCACATGGCCCAAAGATCCGGTCACATGGCCCGATCGCGTGCCACAAGTTGAAAAAGTTTATCTTGAAATGATTCATCATCTCACCACTCATGAAAAAGTTTTTTTATTGGTCGATGATAAAGCGACCGCACAGAAAATTCCCAAGCTGAAGAATCTTGTTGTTCATATTATTCCGACGATTGATTCATGGATCCGCGATTATGGCCCCAATTTTTTGGTGCATGAAAAAAATGGGGGGAAAGAGCTGGCCTTTAATCATTGGGAATATAATGCTTGGGGTGGGAAATATGAAGAGTTGATTGCCGATACCAAAATTCCACAAAAAATAGCTCCACTCCTTAACTGTCCCGTTTTTGAGCCCGGCATTGTTTTGGAAGGGGGTTCCATTGAAGTAAATGGAGTTGGCACTTGCCTTACTACCAAACAGTGTCTCTTGAATAAAAATCGCAACCCTCATCTTTCGAAAAAGGAAATTGAAGAATGTCTAAAAAATTATCTGAAAGTGCGCCAGATCATCTGGTTGGAAGAGGGGATTAAAGGGGACGACACGGATGGACATATTGATGACATCGCCCGCTTTGTGAACGCTTCCAACGTTGTTTGCGCGGTGGAAGAAGATCCGGCTGATGAAAATTATAAATTGTTGCAGGAGAATTTTAAGATTTTGCAAAAATCACGCGACCAGAGCGGAGAAAGATTGACGGTCATCCCTCTTCCCATGCCCACACCCATTGGAGAAGAAGACGGAAAACCCCTTCCGGCAAGTTATGCCAATTTCTATATCGCGAATGATCTGGTTTTGGTTCCGGTTTTTCAGAGTAAGAAGGATAGTAACGCTTTAACAATTTTCGAGAAATTT